One genomic segment of Candidatus Dormiibacterota bacterium includes these proteins:
- a CDS encoding stage V sporulation protein S, whose protein sequence is MEILKVSATSRPVSVAGAVAGVIRSAGRVEVQAIGAGAVNQAVKAIAISRGYVAPGGIELCCTPSFVEIQIDGEVRTGIRLVVEIRPARDGRGVP, encoded by the coding sequence GTGGAGATCCTCAAGGTCTCGGCGACCTCCAGGCCCGTCTCGGTGGCGGGTGCGGTCGCGGGCGTGATTCGCAGCGCGGGCAGGGTCGAGGTGCAGGCGATCGGCGCCGGCGCGGTCAACCAGGCGGTCAAGGCGATCGCCATCTCGCGCGGCTACGTCGCCCCCGGCGGCATCGAGCTGTGCTGCACCCCGTCCTTCGTCGAGATCCAGATCGACGGCGAGGTGCGGACCGGGATCCGGCTGGTGGTCGAGATCCGGCCGGCGCGCGATGGGCGCGGAGTGCCCTGA
- a CDS encoding acyl-CoA desaturase, with protein sequence MTIAVDVSVRPSRTSAGTADYAQLKRLIAARGLLERRPLRYLPQAVAMIAVLAALVAGIGLLRSSWWVLVLAAPAAFLFGQLGFLAHEATHNQILRTSRQNHVLGLFLFDLCLGGSAGWWAEKHNLHHAQPNRLGVDPDIDGGPIAVSPCQLPQITGVSRVITRHQASAIWGLLTVEAVLIRLQTAGYMLRRSGRNATVEAVLLLTHAAAYAAALILVLGVGRGLLFALVHQLLLGLYLGLAFLPNHTGMTLLEKDEEMDFLRRQVLTSRNLTANPITDYLTGVLSCQIEHHLFPTMPRSQLRRAAPVVRGFCEARGIAYHETGALRAYADIYRHLRLIASPLRGREARASRNAPMPGDDVVKPGQMAAGSVTVDMSPPPGYEESTVDYGLKLVKVGGETRWALHDGRKVVGKLFETYGQAAAERTRVQGREQAAAKLEARAE encoded by the coding sequence ATGACAATCGCGGTCGACGTCTCCGTCCGCCCCTCGCGCACCAGCGCCGGGACCGCCGACTACGCCCAGCTCAAACGGCTCATCGCCGCTCGGGGGCTGCTGGAGCGGCGCCCGCTCCGCTACCTGCCGCAGGCGGTGGCGATGATCGCGGTGCTCGCCGCCCTGGTCGCCGGGATCGGCCTGCTCCGGTCCAGCTGGTGGGTGCTGGTCCTCGCCGCCCCCGCCGCCTTCCTGTTCGGCCAGCTGGGCTTCCTCGCCCACGAGGCGACCCATAACCAGATCCTCAGGACCTCCCGCCAGAACCACGTCCTCGGCCTCTTCCTCTTCGACCTCTGCCTCGGCGGCAGCGCCGGCTGGTGGGCCGAGAAGCACAACCTCCACCACGCCCAGCCCAACCGGCTGGGCGTCGACCCGGACATCGACGGCGGCCCGATCGCGGTCAGCCCCTGCCAGCTCCCCCAGATCACCGGCGTGAGCCGGGTGATCACCCGCCACCAGGCGTCGGCGATCTGGGGGCTGCTCACCGTGGAGGCGGTGCTGATCCGGCTCCAGACCGCCGGCTACATGCTGCGGCGCTCGGGGCGCAACGCGACCGTCGAGGCGGTCCTGCTGCTGACCCACGCCGCCGCCTACGCCGCGGCCCTGATCCTCGTCCTCGGGGTGGGCCGGGGCCTGCTCTTCGCCCTCGTCCACCAGCTGCTGCTCGGCCTCTACCTCGGCCTCGCCTTCCTCCCCAACCACACCGGCATGACCCTGCTGGAGAAGGACGAGGAGATGGACTTCCTCCGCCGCCAGGTGCTCACCTCCCGCAACCTCACCGCCAACCCGATCACCGACTACCTCACCGGGGTGCTCAGCTGCCAGATCGAGCACCACCTCTTCCCGACGATGCCGCGCTCCCAGCTCCGGCGGGCCGCGCCGGTGGTGCGCGGGTTCTGCGAGGCGCGGGGCATCGCCTACCACGAGACCGGTGCCCTCAGGGCCTACGCCGACATCTATCGCCACCTCCGGCTGATCGCGTCACCGCTGCGCGGCAGGGAGGCGCGGGCGTCTCGGAACGCCCCCATGCCAGGCGACGATGTGGTGAAGCCCGGTCAGATGGCGGCCGGATCTGTCACCGTGGACATGTCTCCTCCCCCCGGATACGAGGAAAGCACTGTGGACTACGGACTCAAGCTCGTCAAGGTCGGCGGAGAGACGCGCTGGGCGCTCCACGACGGCCGGAAGGTCGTCGGCAAGCTCTTCGAGACCTACGGCCAGGCCGCCGCGGAGCGGACCAGGGTGCAGGGCCGCGAGCAGGCGGCGGCCAAGCTCGAGGCACGGGCCGAGTAG
- the rpoD gene encoding RNA polymerase sigma factor RpoD produces the protein MTKPGGRPAPVVPTPSDHLVGTAEQLIVKGKEQGHLTPDDILAGFPDLEADPDHLERIFAVFREMGIDVSDGDRDFESVDDADADAVEEAEAFASAALDDPVRMYLKEIGRVPLLRKEQEVEYATAIELGDEDARRRLTEANLRLVVSIAKKYMGRGMSFLDLIQEGNLGLIRAVQKFDHRRGFKFSTYATWWIRQAVSRALADQARTIRVPVHMVESINKQIRVSRRLVQELGREPTDEEIGEEMGITPDRVREIVAIARDPVSLETPVGTEDDAHLGDFIEDKMAPAPLEIASLAMLRAEVEQVLDTLTPRERRVLQLRFGLVDGQQRTLEEVGRRFGVTRERIRQIEAKALRKLRHPARRGRLTDFLE, from the coding sequence ATGACGAAGCCGGGCGGGCGGCCCGCGCCCGTCGTCCCCACTCCGAGCGATCACCTGGTCGGCACGGCCGAGCAGCTCATCGTCAAGGGGAAGGAGCAGGGCCACCTCACACCCGACGACATCCTCGCCGGCTTTCCCGACCTCGAGGCCGACCCCGACCACCTCGAGCGCATCTTCGCGGTCTTCCGCGAGATGGGCATCGACGTGTCCGACGGCGACCGCGACTTCGAGAGCGTCGACGACGCCGACGCCGACGCGGTCGAGGAGGCCGAGGCCTTCGCCTCCGCCGCGCTCGACGACCCGGTGCGGATGTACCTCAAGGAGATCGGTCGCGTCCCCCTGCTGCGCAAGGAGCAGGAGGTCGAGTACGCCACCGCGATCGAGCTCGGCGACGAGGACGCCCGCCGCCGGCTCACCGAGGCGAACCTCCGGCTGGTCGTCTCCATCGCCAAGAAGTACATGGGGCGGGGGATGTCCTTCCTCGACCTCATCCAGGAGGGCAACCTCGGGCTGATCCGCGCGGTGCAGAAGTTCGACCATCGCCGCGGCTTCAAGTTCTCGACCTACGCGACCTGGTGGATCCGCCAGGCGGTGTCCCGCGCCCTCGCCGACCAGGCGCGGACCATCCGCGTGCCCGTCCACATGGTGGAGAGCATCAACAAGCAGATCCGCGTCTCCCGCCGCCTCGTGCAGGAGCTGGGACGTGAGCCCACCGACGAGGAGATCGGTGAGGAGATGGGGATCACCCCCGACCGGGTGCGGGAGATCGTCGCGATCGCGCGCGACCCGGTCTCGCTCGAGACCCCGGTGGGCACCGAGGACGACGCCCACCTCGGCGACTTCATCGAGGACAAGATGGCGCCGGCGCCGCTCGAGATCGCCTCGCTGGCGATGCTGCGCGCCGAGGTCGAGCAGGTCCTCGACACCCTGACACCGCGCGAGCGCCGTGTCCTCCAGCTCCGCTTCGGCCTGGTGGACGGACAGCAGCGCACCCTCGAGGAGGTCGGGCGCCGCTTCGGCGTCACCCGCGAGCGCATCCGTCAGATCGAGGCCAAGGCGCTGCGCAAGCTGCGTCATCCGGCGCGGCGGGGACGGCTGACCGACTTCCTCGAATGA
- a CDS encoding zinc-ribbon domain containing protein, with product MSADQVLHCRDCGVDFTWTSGEQEFYASRGLTNAPSRCPDCRSARKAAGGGGGGGRPGGGGNGGYGGGGGGGGYGGGGGGGGYGGGQREMHEVKCASCGGVARVPFVPRGDRPVYCRDCFSSGVR from the coding sequence ATGTCGGCCGATCAGGTGTTGCATTGCCGCGACTGCGGCGTCGACTTCACGTGGACCTCGGGAGAGCAGGAGTTCTATGCCTCTCGCGGTCTCACCAACGCGCCCAGCCGGTGCCCTGACTGCCGCAGCGCCCGGAAGGCGGCCGGCGGGGGCGGTGGCGGCGGCCGGCCCGGCGGCGGCGGCAACGGTGGCTACGGCGGCGGCGGTGGCGGCGGCGGCTACGGCGGTGGCGGCGGCGGCGGCGGCTACGGCGGTGGCCAGCGTGAGATGCACGAGGTCAAGTGCGCCTCGTGCGGTGGCGTGGCCAGGGTTCCCTTCGTGCCGCGCGGCGATCGCCCGGTCTACTGCCGCGACTGCTTCAGTAGCGGAGTTCGTTGA
- a CDS encoding histidine kinase, protein MGRRSAVEDRAGLAIDDMVRLSRASRRIVGLLDAAVIATRTARALGAITATDATAMAIREEPELLVMRGAWRVRTAEVRGLRVRAGDGAGGRVLRSGRPVAVADLGTEPEVSEDLIDRVVRGEGVHAIVCVPLRFREQVIGVLYSVNRSAGHLGDRVAAVTRELAATAGPALGAALHAERAQRLGVEAERQRISRDLHDHVAPLLFGIGAAAHRARAGLDPAAEDLAAQLELVEAQASRAASSLREALHALAPARAGDGLAAAIGVDVGCFSDCTGLPADLAVIGPPVALSAQQEAALLAVVREGLHNAARHAGATSVLVTLHHGPEGTDVLVQDDGCGLPDDIVPCDLPRDGRHYGIASLRRRLERVGGELDLVRNQDGGTTLRGTIPRHDDDIDSRSLRG, encoded by the coding sequence GTGGGCCGCCGCAGCGCCGTCGAGGACCGCGCCGGGCTGGCGATCGACGACATGGTGCGGCTGTCGCGGGCCTCTCGGCGCATCGTCGGACTGCTCGACGCCGCGGTGATCGCCACCCGGACCGCGCGTGCGCTGGGGGCGATCACCGCCACCGACGCCACCGCGATGGCGATCCGCGAGGAGCCGGAGCTGCTGGTGATGCGCGGCGCCTGGCGGGTGCGCACCGCGGAGGTGCGCGGCCTCCGGGTGCGCGCCGGCGACGGCGCCGGCGGCCGGGTGCTGCGCTCGGGCAGGCCGGTGGCGGTCGCCGACCTCGGCACCGAGCCCGAGGTCTCCGAGGATCTGATCGACCGGGTGGTGCGGGGCGAGGGCGTCCACGCCATCGTCTGCGTGCCGCTGCGCTTCCGCGAGCAGGTGATCGGCGTCCTCTACTCCGTGAACCGCTCCGCCGGCCACCTCGGCGACCGGGTCGCCGCGGTGACCCGCGAGCTCGCCGCCACCGCCGGCCCGGCCCTCGGCGCCGCCCTCCACGCCGAGCGCGCCCAGCGGCTCGGCGTCGAGGCCGAGCGGCAGCGGATCTCCCGAGACCTCCACGACCACGTCGCCCCGCTGCTCTTCGGCATCGGGGCCGCCGCCCACCGGGCGCGGGCCGGGCTGGATCCCGCCGCCGAGGACCTCGCCGCGCAGCTCGAGCTGGTCGAGGCCCAGGCCTCGCGCGCCGCCTCGTCGCTGCGCGAGGCGCTGCACGCCCTCGCCCCGGCGCGCGCCGGGGACGGGCTGGCGGCCGCGATCGGGGTCGACGTGGGCTGTTTCTCCGACTGCACCGGGCTGCCCGCCGACCTCGCCGTGATCGGGCCGCCGGTGGCGCTGAGCGCGCAGCAGGAGGCGGCGCTGCTGGCGGTGGTGCGCGAGGGGCTGCACAACGCCGCCCGGCACGCCGGCGCCACCAGCGTGCTGGTCACCCTGCACCACGGCCCGGAGGGCACCGACGTGCTCGTCCAGGACGACGGCTGCGGGCTGCCCGACGACATCGTGCCCTGCGACCTGCCCCGCGACGGCCGCCACTACGGCATCGCATCGCTCCGGCGGCGGCTGGAGCGGGTCGGCGGCGAGCTCGACCTGGTGCGCAACCAGGACGGCGGCACCACCCTGCGGGGCACCATCCCGCGCCACGACGACGACATCGACAGCAGATCACTCAGGGGGTGA
- a CDS encoding GMC family oxidoreductase N-terminal domain-containing protein: MYDYIIVGAGSAGCVLASRLSEDPDVSVLVVEAGGPDTLDSIHVPVAFGGLFKTALDWDYSSAPEPLCNGRRIYLPRGRTLGGCSSCNAMIYMRGNRVDYDEWEELGNAGWGYDGILPYFRRAEDNERGASEYHGVGGPLAVSDGRSRNVMMPAFLEAAQGAGLALNDDFNGAEQDGVGLHQVTQRDGRRCSAAIGYLHPAMGRPNLTVETWVQVHRVLVEGGRATGVTGRRLGETLEFRASREVILAGGAYNSPQLLMLSGIGPAEALGRLQIPVVADLPGVGRNLQDHPLCGAVWTTSEPVSLLTAATAENLQAFVESGTGPLTSNIAEAGGFHRTQAGMPAPDIQLLAAPVMYLDEGLTAPPDHGFTIVTCILKPDSRGEVVLASADPTAKPVIRHNYFTEPNDMRSMSDGIRLLMEIGGRPELDRYCESPYQVPDSLSDRDVRAFLARCTLTNYHPAGTCRMGSDPGAVVSSELRVHGVDGLRVVDASIMPTIVRGNTNAPTIAIAEKAADLIRGAGTAAAPVATPAGSSA, translated from the coding sequence GTGTACGACTACATCATCGTGGGGGCGGGGTCGGCCGGCTGCGTGCTGGCGTCGCGGCTGAGCGAGGACCCGGACGTCAGCGTCCTGGTGGTCGAGGCCGGTGGACCCGACACCCTCGACAGCATCCACGTCCCCGTGGCCTTCGGCGGCCTGTTCAAGACTGCGCTCGACTGGGACTACTCGAGCGCCCCCGAGCCGCTCTGCAACGGCCGCCGCATCTACCTCCCCCGGGGCCGGACCCTGGGCGGCTGCTCGTCGTGCAACGCGATGATCTACATGCGCGGAAACCGGGTCGACTACGACGAGTGGGAGGAGCTCGGCAACGCCGGCTGGGGGTACGACGGCATCCTCCCCTACTTCCGGAGGGCGGAGGACAACGAGCGCGGCGCCTCCGAGTACCACGGCGTGGGCGGGCCGCTGGCGGTGTCCGACGGCCGCTCCCGGAACGTGATGATGCCGGCCTTCCTCGAGGCCGCCCAGGGGGCCGGGCTGGCCCTGAACGACGACTTCAACGGCGCCGAGCAGGACGGCGTCGGCCTCCACCAGGTGACCCAGCGGGACGGCCGCCGCTGCAGCGCCGCGATCGGCTACCTGCACCCGGCGATGGGACGGCCGAACCTCACCGTCGAGACCTGGGTCCAGGTCCACCGCGTGCTCGTCGAGGGCGGCCGCGCCACCGGCGTCACCGGCCGCCGGCTCGGCGAGACCCTCGAGTTCCGGGCCAGCCGCGAGGTGATCCTCGCGGGCGGCGCCTACAACTCGCCGCAGCTGCTGATGCTGTCCGGCATCGGGCCCGCCGAGGCGCTGGGCCGCCTGCAGATCCCGGTGGTCGCCGACCTCCCCGGGGTCGGCCGGAACCTCCAGGACCACCCCCTCTGCGGGGCGGTGTGGACCACCTCCGAGCCGGTCTCGCTGCTCACCGCCGCCACCGCCGAGAACCTGCAGGCCTTCGTCGAGAGCGGCACCGGGCCGCTGACCTCGAACATCGCCGAGGCGGGTGGTTTCCACCGCACCCAGGCGGGCATGCCGGCGCCCGACATCCAGCTGCTCGCCGCCCCGGTGATGTACCTCGACGAGGGGCTGACGGCGCCACCCGACCACGGGTTCACGATCGTCACCTGCATCCTGAAGCCCGACAGCCGCGGCGAGGTGGTGCTCGCCTCGGCGGATCCCACCGCCAAGCCGGTGATCCGGCACAACTACTTCACCGAGCCGAACGACATGCGCAGCATGAGCGACGGCATCCGCCTGCTGATGGAGATCGGCGGGCGGCCGGAGCTCGACCGCTACTGCGAGAGCCCGTACCAGGTGCCGGACTCGCTGTCCGACCGGGATGTGCGCGCCTTCCTGGCCCGGTGCACCCTCACCAACTACCACCCCGCCGGGACCTGCAGGATGGGATCCGACCCCGGCGCCGTCGTCAGCTCGGAGCTGCGGGTGCACGGGGTGGACGGGCTCCGGGTGGTGGACGCCTCGATCATGCCGACGATCGTGCGGGGCAACACCAACGCCCCCACCATCGCCATCGCGGAGAAGGCGGCCGACCTCATCCGCGGCGCCGGCACCGCCGCCGCGCCGGTGGCGACACCGGCGGGGAGCAGCGCCTAG
- a CDS encoding alpha/beta hydrolase: protein MEPTGRVHANGIDFAYIDAGPKGGPLALCLHGFPDHAPTFRHMLPALAAAGWHAVAPWMRGYHPTGLAPDNQYQCATLALDALALLDALGGDQRSVIIGHDWGSVASCGAGILAPERMAKVVCMAVPQNALAFQKLITDWEQMKRSWYMWYLQLPGIYEMSFSGDDCAAIENIWRDWSPGLAIDPDDMARIRAMLSRPEVFEAAVGYYRCTVDGTRQSDDLIEAQMATTGENLGAPALFMAGADDGLFIPEHFHEGAAYCTAECRVEVLEDCGHFMQLERPDEVNRLVLDFIGSPVPAHAG from the coding sequence ATGGAGCCGACGGGACGCGTCCACGCCAACGGGATCGACTTCGCCTACATCGACGCGGGGCCGAAGGGAGGTCCGCTCGCGCTCTGCCTGCACGGCTTCCCCGACCACGCGCCCACCTTCCGGCACATGCTCCCCGCCCTCGCCGCCGCCGGCTGGCACGCGGTGGCGCCGTGGATGCGCGGCTACCACCCCACCGGCCTCGCCCCCGACAACCAGTACCAGTGCGCCACCCTGGCGCTGGACGCCCTGGCGCTGCTCGACGCCCTCGGCGGCGATCAGCGCTCGGTGATCATCGGTCACGATTGGGGATCGGTCGCCTCCTGCGGCGCCGGCATCCTCGCTCCCGAGCGGATGGCGAAGGTGGTCTGCATGGCGGTCCCGCAGAACGCGCTCGCGTTCCAGAAGCTGATCACCGACTGGGAGCAGATGAAGCGCTCCTGGTACATGTGGTACCTCCAGCTGCCCGGCATCTACGAGATGTCGTTCAGCGGGGACGACTGCGCCGCCATCGAGAACATCTGGCGCGACTGGTCACCGGGGCTGGCGATCGACCCCGACGACATGGCCCGGATCCGCGCCATGCTGTCGCGCCCCGAGGTGTTCGAGGCGGCGGTCGGCTACTACCGATGCACCGTCGACGGCACCCGCCAGTCGGACGACCTCATCGAGGCCCAGATGGCGACCACCGGCGAGAACCTCGGCGCCCCGGCGCTGTTCATGGCCGGTGCCGACGACGGCCTCTTCATCCCCGAGCACTTCCACGAGGGCGCCGCCTACTGCACCGCCGAGTGCCGGGTCGAGGTGCTCGAGGACTGCGGGCACTTCATGCAGCTGGAGAGGCCCGACGAGGTGAACCGTCTGGTCCTCGACTTCATCGGCTCGCCCGTGCCCGCGCACGCCGGCTGA